In the uncultured Methanobrevibacter sp. genome, TGAAGAAAGTGAAGATGAAATTAGAGATGAATTAGAAGGCGCAGACATGGTATTTGTCACCTGTGGTCTTGGTGGAGGTACCGGTACAGGTTCCGCTCCGATTATTGCTAAAATTGCTAAAAAATTAGGAGCATTAACTGTTGCTGTTGCTACAATGCCATTTTCAGCTGAAGGAATTAAAAGAAGAGAAAATGCAGAACAAGGTTTAGAAAAACTTCAAGAAGCTGCAGATACTGTTATTGTAATTCCAAATGATAAATTATTAGAAGTTGCCCCTAACTTGCCATTAAATAAAGCATTTATGGTTTCTGATGAAATCTTAGGAAGAGCAGTTAAAGGAATAACTGAATTAATCACTAAGAAAGGTCTTGTAAGTTTAGACTTTGCTGATATCAGAAGCATCATGAGTGGTTCCGGAATGGCTATGATTGGTATGGGCGAATCTGATTCTGGAGATAGAGCTTTAGAATCTGTACATGAAGCTTTAAGCAGTCCATTATTAGATATCGACATTTCAAACGCAACTGGCGCTTTAGTTAACATATCTGGTAGTTCAGATTTAACATTACATGAAGCTGAAAAAATTGTCCAGGTTGTTGCAGACAAATTAGATCCTGAAGCAAATATTATTTGGGGTACTCAAATTGATGAAAGTCTCCAAAATATGGTTAGGACTACTGTTGTTGTTTCAGGTATTAAAACTGGTTATGATTCTGATGATGAACCAAATATCGATTATTCAGATGATGTTCAAGAATCTGAACCAGCAAATGATCAATTAGATGATTTCATTGATGGAATTTTCTAATTCCATTTCTTAATTTTTTTCATTAAATGCA is a window encoding:
- the ftsZ gene encoding cell division protein FtsZ; protein product: MKIIDDAIKESEQRMEEKQPEKISSDIDEDLINIIQGVKTNIFVVGAGGAGNNTISRLNEMGIEGATTIAVNTDAQDLFYCQSSKKILLGRQTSKGLGAGGEPSVGEECAEESEDEIRDELEGADMVFVTCGLGGGTGTGSAPIIAKIAKKLGALTVAVATMPFSAEGIKRRENAEQGLEKLQEAADTVIVIPNDKLLEVAPNLPLNKAFMVSDEILGRAVKGITELITKKGLVSLDFADIRSIMSGSGMAMIGMGESDSGDRALESVHEALSSPLLDIDISNATGALVNISGSSDLTLHEAEKIVQVVADKLDPEANIIWGTQIDESLQNMVRTTVVVSGIKTGYDSDDEPNIDYSDDVQESEPANDQLDDFIDGIF